The genomic interval GCGCGTACTGGTAGATCCAGCCAAGCCCGGTGGCGTCGGGGCCTAACGTGGGAGTGACGGTTGTGGGAAGCTTCCCCTGGATGCCGTTGAGGACCTCGAGGACGCGACTCCGCGCCCAGTAGATATCGGTGCCGTCCTCGAAGATGACATAGACGAACGACACGCCGAAGAACGAGTACCCGCGCACCGTCTTCGCCCCCGGGACCTTGAGCATCTCGGCGGCGATGGGATATGTGACCTGGTCCTCGACGATGCGTGGTGCCTGTTCGTTGTAGTCGGCCTGCACGATCACCTGCACGTCGGACAGGTCGGGGAGCGCCTCGAGCGGCGTGCGCTGCACCGCGACCACACCACCGATCGTCGCCGCCAGCGTGAGCAGGACGACGAGGAGCGGGTTGGTCACCGACCAATGGATGATGCGCTTGAGCATGGTGGCGACTCCTTACGGCATCTTGTGGCCGGCATGCTCGTCGTGCTTCATGCCGGGCATGGGCGGCATGGAGTCACGCTTGGGCGCCGCGGGGCGCGCCCCCTTTCCCGTTTCCTGCATGGGGAGCTTCTCCACCGGGGTGTTCATCTCCATCCCCGGCATGTCGCCCATGCCGCCTAACGCCTTTCCCAGGTTGGACTCGGCGTCGACGAGGAAGGTCGCCGACGCAACGACCGACTCGCCCTCCGCTATGCCGCGCAGGATCTCGATGCGGTCGTCGTTGGAGGCGCCGATGGCGACTTCGTGCGGGGCGAGCGCCCCGTTGGCCTCGCGCACAAAGACCACATGGCGCTCGCCAGTGGAGAGCACCGCGTCGCGCGGCACCGTGAGGACACGCTCGCGCGAGGCACCAACGATGCGCAGCGTGGCGTACATCCCCGGCTTGAGGCGCAAGTCCTGGTTGGGCAGCACCACGCGCACGCGCGCCGTGCGCGTGTCGGCGCTGATGGTGGGATAGATGAACGAGATGCGCCCCATGCGATGCTCGCCGGGGAGCGCCGAGAACTCGGCGTGCACCATCTGCCCCACGCGCACGTCGGCCAGGTCCTGCTCGAACACTTCGCCCTCGACCCAGACGGCGCGCAGGTCGGCGACACGGTACAGCGCCTCGCCGGCCATGATGCGCTGCCCGGGGACGAGGTTCTTCTCCAGGACGTAGCCGCCGGCGGGAGAGTAGAGCGTGAGCGTGCGGCGCACCTGGGCGCTGCGTTCGATCTCGGCGATCTCGCGCTCGGGGATGTCGAGGAAGGCAAGGCGGCGGCGCGCCGACTCGAGCAGCGCGGTGGAGCCGCCGCGCGCGTCGCTGCCGGCCGACGACATCTCCTGCTCGAGCTTCCTCGCGAGAAGGAGTTCCTCCTGCGCCTGAACCAGCATGGGGGAGTAGATCGTCAGCAGCGGCTCGCCGACGGCAACCGGTTGCCCGGTGCTGTTCACATAGAGGCGCTCGACCCAGCCGTCGACCTTGGGCGTGATGGCCTGCAGGCGCGTCTCGTCGAAGTTGAGTTGCCCCACCGTACGGACTTCCTTGGTGAGCGGCCCCACGGTGGCCACGGCGTAGGTCACGCCGATGCGACGCGCCTGGTCGTCGCCGAGCGAGACCGGGCGGGCGGTGGCGCCGGCACCGGCGCCGCCCGACATGGCCGCGTGGTCATGCCCCGTTGCGGCTGTCGGGGGCGCCTGCGTGCCGCGCGTCGCGATGTAGACGCCGGCCATGGCGGCGACCAGGATGGCGCCGTAGAGGACGAGGCGCAGCGGCGAAGCGGTGGCGGGGCGAGGGTCGGTTGACATGGGCGACGCTCCTGGTGCGTCGGTGAAAGCGTGAGAGGGGGCGTGTGCGGCGTGCGGCTGTTCGTGGTTTGGGCGGAAGTTGCTCATCGGGGCCCTCCCGGTGCGGCGCCGTGCGTGGAGGTGGCATCGACGAGCGCGCGGCCGGCGAGCATCTCCAGCTCGGCCCACGCCTTGCCCTGCTCGGCGTCGAGCGTGGCAAGCTCCTGCCGGTAGCGGTTCACGTTCATCTGGTTGTCGAGCAGCGTCATGAAGTCGACGCTTCCGCCGCGGTAGGCCGCGAGCGCCGATGTCACGGCGGCTTCGGCCTGCGGAAGGATTTCGGCGCGGTACAGCTGCACGAGGCGGCGGGCGCGCTGCAGCGCGGCGTAGGCTTCACCCAGCTTGCCGCGCGTCTCGAGGCGCATGCTGGCCAGGTCGGCCTGCGCCATCTGGCGCATGGCCAGCGCCTCCTCGCGCATTTGCAACTGACGGGACCGGGCGAAGACGGGGATCGAGGCGCCGATCATCAGGCTCCCCATGCGCTCCGTCATGCGACCGCCCTCCATCCCGCTGGCACTCCGCTGTCCGTACTGGACGCCCAGCTGCAAGTCGGGGATGAGTTCCTTGCGCGCCAGTCGTTCCCCCGCTTCGGCGGCGCGCAGCTGCTCGAGTCCGGCGCGCACCATCGGGCGCGTGGCGCTGGCGATGGAGTCGAGCCAGGGGCGCGCGGGGAGCGAGTCGGGAAAGCGCGGAAAGGCGGCGATCACCTCGGTGTCGGTGGCGCGGTCGACGAGCGCGTTGAGGCGAGCGCGCATCGTCTCGCGCATCGCCAGCATGCGCAGCGTGTCCTCGGCCATGCGGGCGATCTCGACGCGGGCGCGCAGGACGTCGGCCTGGCGCCCCTCGCCCACGCGGTACATCGCCTCGGAGGTCGTCGCGATGTCGCGCAGCAGCCGGAGCGAGGTGCGTGCGCTGGCCAGCGAGCGATCGGTGGCGGCCAGGTCGTAGTAGGCCATCGCCACCTGGGCGCGCAGCTCCCAGCTGACCTCGTCCACACGCGCGGCCACGGCGGCGGCCTGCGC from Gemmatimonadaceae bacterium carries:
- a CDS encoding TolC family protein, producing the protein MLRFPRTRGPFVITFGATLAFLATVAPPSCAPAQDSAATPSAPGATVQPLGNFYALALRANPRIAAAQALARAAQARVAGTRRPSDPQLQLGFMNYALPGLAPMDPLGMVQLQLMQMIPLGNKLALAGQSAQAQAAAVAARVDEVSWELRAQVAMAYYDLAATDRSLASARTSLRLLRDIATTSEAMYRVGEGRQADVLRARVEIARMAEDTLRMLAMRETMRARLNALVDRATDTEVIAAFPRFPDSLPARPWLDSIASATRPMVRAGLEQLRAAEAGERLARKELIPDLQLGVQYGQRSASGMEGGRMTERMGSLMIGASIPVFARSRQLQMREEALAMRQMAQADLASMRLETRGKLGEAYAALQRARRLVQLYRAEILPQAEAAVTSALAAYRGGSVDFMTLLDNQMNVNRYRQELATLDAEQGKAWAELEMLAGRALVDATSTHGAAPGGPR
- a CDS encoding efflux RND transporter periplasmic adaptor subunit, with protein sequence MSTDPRPATASPLRLVLYGAILVAAMAGVYIATRGTQAPPTAATGHDHAAMSGGAGAGATARPVSLGDDQARRIGVTYAVATVGPLTKEVRTVGQLNFDETRLQAITPKVDGWVERLYVNSTGQPVAVGEPLLTIYSPMLVQAQEELLLARKLEQEMSSAGSDARGGSTALLESARRRLAFLDIPEREIAEIERSAQVRRTLTLYSPAGGYVLEKNLVPGQRIMAGEALYRVADLRAVWVEGEVFEQDLADVRVGQMVHAEFSALPGEHRMGRISFIYPTISADTRTARVRVVLPNQDLRLKPGMYATLRIVGASRERVLTVPRDAVLSTGERHVVFVREANGALAPHEVAIGASNDDRIEILRGIAEGESVVASATFLVDAESNLGKALGGMGDMPGMEMNTPVEKLPMQETGKGARPAAPKRDSMPPMPGMKHDEHAGHKMP